The following is a genomic window from Thermoproteales archaeon.
GATACTCTTCCATATCTCTATAAAAATATTGATTCGTAAATTGTGAAGGCGGTTTAATGCGAGGCACAAGGCCTCTGATAGTATTTAAATTAGTAGTTTTCACGATATACGATACATAAGCATACTTAAGAAGCGTCCTCAACTTTATAGAAACAGATTTAGATCTTGTCCCACGAAGAATCTCAGAAGCAACAAGTCTAACATGCTCGAGAATTCTCCTTTTACTAGAAACTTCAGACATGCTTCTCACTTTAAAATGTGCATTACAATTTATAAATTTTCCCATATAACGCAGTTATTAATTTATCATGTTAAATTTCGACCAGATAAATAATAAATCTCAGCATGTTCATTCTATCGTAATGGAGCGCTTCGAGTGGAAAAGAAACTACTGCCTGAAATGCGGTAAATGCTGTTTAAATACGGAAATGATCCTCCTAGATGAAGATATAAAACGCATCCAAAAATTAGGATATAAAATCGATTTCTTTGTCCGTAAATTACACAACTACAACGTTTTAAAAAATACGAGAGGTCACTGCGTGTTTTTTGAGCCTAAAAGCAAAAAATGCAAAATTTACGAGAATAGACCGCTGGGCTGTAGGCTTTATCCTATAATATACGA
Proteins encoded in this region:
- a CDS encoding YkgJ family cysteine cluster protein; this encodes MERFEWKRNYCLKCGKCCLNTEMILLDEDIKRIQKLGYKIDFFVRKLHNYNVLKNTRGHCVFFEPKSKKCKIYENRPLGCRLYPIIYDDEKGVSVDPYCPLAHTVTSEELEKASKVISQIIEKLFP